From Candidatus Eremiobacteraceae bacterium, the proteins below share one genomic window:
- the dut gene encoding dUTP diphosphatase, with protein MSSARSEIEIQICMTPDGVGMPLPAYMTDDAAGCDLFAAVQDDVVLEPGDRALVPAGFSIALPIGVEAQIRPRSGLALRHGVTCLNAPGTIDADYRGPVGVILINHGRESYTVRRGARIAQLVIARVERAAFYAVDELEATPRATGGFGSTGA; from the coding sequence ATGAGCAGCGCGCGCAGCGAGATCGAAATCCAGATCTGCATGACGCCCGACGGCGTAGGTATGCCGCTGCCGGCATACATGACCGATGACGCCGCCGGCTGCGATCTGTTCGCGGCTGTGCAAGATGACGTCGTGCTCGAGCCGGGCGACCGCGCGCTGGTACCAGCCGGTTTTTCGATCGCCCTGCCAATAGGTGTGGAGGCGCAAATTCGGCCGCGCAGCGGTCTCGCGTTGCGCCACGGCGTGACCTGCTTGAATGCACCCGGCACCATCGACGCAGATTATCGCGGACCCGTCGGCGTCATTTTGATCAATCATGGCCGCGAGTCATACACCGTCCGGCGCGGCGCTCGCATCGCACAATTGGTGATTGCGCGCGTCGAACGCGCCGCGTTTTATGCCGTCGACGAACTCGAGGCGACGCCGCGCGCCACGGGCGGATTCGGCTCGACAGGAGCGTAG